Proteins from a single region of Drosophila willistoni isolate 14030-0811.24 unplaced genomic scaffold, UCI_dwil_1.1 Seg569, whole genome shotgun sequence:
- the LOC124461628 gene encoding uncharacterized protein LOC124461628, giving the protein MVITKGNATFKPKEEEVMPNTEAKETVHNEEVKTPKGMLQEFESLFLLAELDLCHITKSDVKEVKQLIHSYVPQPSKKSPVEMKILLSDECPVYERPRRLSFVDKGIVDSTVEKLLTGVKMRTNSFPELQELLEEEAIEELEAHHNMERIQEENRKSYNKKRKKGGERI; this is encoded by the exons ATGGTTATCACAAAGGGAAATGCTACTTTTAAGcctaaagaagaagaagtgatGCCAAACACAGAAGCGAAAGAAACTGTACACAATGAAGAAGTGAAAACTCCGAAGGGTATGTTACAGGAATTTGagagtttgtttttattagctGAATTAGATTTGTGCCATATAACTAAATCGGACGTCAAAGAAGTCAAGCAGCTTATTCACAGTTATGTACCACAACCGTCAAAGAAGAGTCCagtcgaaatgaaaatattattaagtgaCGAATGCCCAGTATACGAACGGCCGAGGCGTTTATCTTTCGTTGATAAAGGTATTGTGGACTCAACagtagaaaaattattaaccgGGGTTAAGATGAGGACTAATAGTTTCCCTGAGTTACAAGAACTTTTGGAAGAGGAAGCCATAGAAGAGCTGGAAGCTCACCATAATATGGAGAGAATCCAAGAGGAAAATCGTAAAAGTTATaacaaaaaacgcaaaaag GGTGGTGAAAGAATATGA